DNA sequence from the Chloroflexota bacterium genome:
GGAGCAGAAGGATATACCCGGCAGTGAGCACTATCCCCACGGCAGCCAGGATGGTGAGGGGCCTGAGCAGTGAGAAGGCCCCGCTGGTAAAGCTGCCCAAAAAGACCAGGAACTCGGCGGCGAAGCCGCTGGTGCCGGGCAGGCCCAGGGCCGCCAGGCCGGCCAGGGTAAAGGCCACCGTCAGGAAGGGCATCTGCCGGGCCAGGCCCCCCAGGCGGTCAAGGCTCCTCTCGTGGGCCTTCTCATAGACCAGCCCCACCAGGGCAAAGAGGAGCCCGGTGATAAGGCCGTGGCTCACCATCTGCAGGGTGGCCCCCACCAGGCTCACCTGGCTCAGGGCGAAGATTCCCAAAAGCACATAGCCCATGTGGCTGATGGAGGAGTAGGCGATGAGCCTCTTCAGGTCCCGCTGCCTGAAGGTCACCGCGGCCCCGTAGAGCACGTTCACCACCGCCAGGGCCACCAGGAGGGGAGCAAACCTCTGGGCCTGCTCAGGGAAGAGGCCCAGGCTTATGCGGAGCATGCCGTAGCCCCCCATCTTCAGCAGCACCCCGGCCAGGATGACGCTCACCGCGGTGGGGGCATCGGTGTGGGCATCGGGGAGCCAGGTATGGAAGGGGAACATCGGCAGCTTTATAGCGAAGGCCAGGAAGATGAACCAGAAGATAGCGCTCAGGGGCAGGACCGCCCTCAGCCCCTCCAGCCTCATCCCCGTCAGTTCGGTGAGGTCAAAGGTGCCTGTGGCGAAATAGAGGGCCAGGATGCCCGCCAGCATGAAGGCGGAGCCGAAGAGGGTGTAGATAACGAACTTGACGGCGGAGTACTCCTTCCTCCCCGTCCCCCAGATGGAGATGAGCATATACATGGGGATAAGCTCCACCTCCCAGAAGAGGAAGAAGAGGAGGAGGTCCTGGGACATGAACACCCCCAGGATGCCCGTCTCCAGGAGGAGGAGCCAGGCGAAGTATTCCCTGGGCCGCAGCTCAATCTTCCAGGAGACCAGCACCGCCAGGAAGCCCAGGGTGGTGGCAAGGAGGACCATCGGCAGGCTCA
Encoded proteins:
- a CDS encoding NADH-quinone oxidoreductase subunit M, which translates into the protein MEFPYLSTILFLPALGAVAVALWPGLSPRTIKRISFFFTALPLLISLYLFLQFDRDGGFQFQERYNWIKAINAFYYLGVDGLSLPMVLLATTLGFLAVLVSWKIELRPREYFAWLLLLETGILGVFMSQDLLLFFLFWEVELIPMYMLISIWGTGRKEYSAVKFVIYTLFGSAFMLAGILALYFATGTFDLTELTGMRLEGLRAVLPLSAIFWFIFLAFAIKLPMFPFHTWLPDAHTDAPTAVSVILAGVLLKMGGYGMLRISLGLFPEQAQRFAPLLVALAVVNVLYGAAVTFRQRDLKRLIAYSSISHMGYVLLGIFALSQVSLVGATLQMVSHGLITGLLFALVGLVYEKAHERSLDRLGGLARQMPFLTVAFTLAGLAALGLPGTSGFAAEFLVFLGSFTSGAFSLLRPLTILAAVGIVLTAGYILLLLRRVFYDPPLEKYAHAVDASPLEMACVAIFAVMIMLLGLYPAIITDIIQVGVGPLALLR